Proteins from a genomic interval of Bacillota bacterium:
- the mobC gene encoding plasmid mobilization relaxosome protein MobC encodes MKDKKFAFRVRERDLNQIRLKAKRARMTVTDYLVTSALGKDIVVIDGVEPLIGQLKAVGKNLNQLTTLAHMGRIQVVRLDEVREAFGDIAAALRDLTGEVK; translated from the coding sequence TTGAAAGACAAGAAATTCGCGTTCCGAGTGAGGGAGCGCGACCTAAATCAGATCAGATTGAAAGCAAAACGGGCAAGGATGACCGTCACGGACTACCTTGTGACCTCAGCTCTGGGCAAGGATATCGTCGTCATCGATGGCGTAGAACCGCTCATCGGTCAGCTGAAAGCTGTCGGCAAAAACCTTAACCAGCTCACCACGCTGGCTCACATGGGCAGAATTCAGGTGGTCAGATTAGACGAGGTCAGGGAGGCCTTCGGCGATATCGCTGCCGCCCTTCGTGACCTGACCGGGGAGGTGAAATGA
- a CDS encoding relaxase/mobilization nuclease domain-containing protein, with amino-acid sequence MMATLTRVKVKHATCGRMLGALSYVLQSKKVTFNGIRVETGHNCTPYTSYLEMMATKQSFKKTDGVNFFHYVHSLSDKENITPWQANEIARELAEKLFPDNECVIATHNDTDNLHSHIIVNSVSFRDGKKLHMSPTSLQEQRQVNDEICRAHGFSVLEPYDGQKRKKRLTPGEYRAAMRGESWKFRLIKAIDEALEYSPDKESFILNMEYEGYEVRWDDEHKYILFITPEGQKCRDRTLHDDTYLKENLEKLFTYRAEHGFTPQTSEPPEGWLAQANLAGKFASDAVRLGKSVEKMADVPPALKPFSPTHSKQKKREALKKLAQGHKLRNEQEQDMNLTM; translated from the coding sequence ATGATGGCAACACTCACAAGAGTCAAGGTCAAGCACGCTACCTGCGGCAGGATGCTGGGCGCACTCTCGTATGTTCTTCAATCGAAAAAAGTAACGTTCAATGGCATCCGAGTCGAAACCGGACACAACTGTACGCCCTACACCAGCTACCTTGAGATGATGGCGACAAAGCAATCCTTCAAGAAAACAGATGGCGTTAATTTCTTTCACTACGTTCATTCCCTCTCGGATAAGGAGAACATCACGCCATGGCAGGCTAATGAAATCGCCCGTGAGCTTGCCGAAAAGCTGTTCCCCGACAACGAGTGTGTCATCGCCACGCACAACGATACCGACAACCTCCACTCGCATATCATTGTTAACTCAGTCAGCTTTAGGGACGGTAAAAAGCTCCATATGTCGCCCACTTCATTACAAGAGCAGCGGCAGGTCAACGATGAAATCTGCAGGGCGCACGGCTTCTCGGTACTGGAACCGTATGACGGACAGAAAAGAAAGAAGCGGCTGACGCCGGGCGAATACCGTGCCGCCATGCGGGGCGAAAGCTGGAAGTTCCGTCTGATAAAAGCCATCGACGAGGCTCTCGAATACTCTCCCGACAAGGAGAGCTTCATCCTGAACATGGAGTACGAGGGTTATGAGGTGCGCTGGGACGATGAGCATAAATATATTCTGTTCATCACGCCGGAAGGACAGAAATGCCGTGACCGCACTCTGCACGATGACACCTACCTCAAAGAGAACCTTGAAAAGCTGTTCACGTACCGCGCCGAGCATGGATTCACTCCGCAGACATCAGAGCCGCCAGAGGGCTGGCTGGCGCAGGCAAACTTGGCGGGTAAGTTCGCCTCAGACGCTGTTCGGCTCGGTAAAAGTGTTGAGAAAATGGCGGATGTGCCACCAGCCTTAAAGCCTTTTAGTCCCACCCACAGCAAGCAGAAAAAGCGGGAAGCGCTTAAAAAGCTGGCGCAGGGACACAAGCTCCGGAACGAGCAGGAGCAGGATATGAACCTGACAATGTAA